GCTGAACCGGCCGCCGACGAGACAGCCTACGTGCGTTCCTACCTACACGATGTGGACGGCGCCGCGGAGCGGACCCTGTTCGGCGGGCAGTCGCTGGCCGACGAGGTGGCCCGGCGGCGGGGCGAGGCGGCCCCGGCGGTGTTCGACGAGGAACGGCTCGACCGTGACCGTGCCGACAAAACCGGAGGCTCCGGCCGTGCCCCGGGTGCGCTGGTGGCCCTGTGGCGCGGCACTGTGGTGGTGCTGCAGTCGATCCTGGCCGTCGTGTTCGGCGCCGGTCTGTTCATCGCCTTCGACCAGCTGTGGCGATGGAACAGCATCGTGGCATTGGTGCTCTCGGTCTTGGTGATCCTCGGGCTGGTGGTCGCGGTGCGAGTAGTCCGTAAGACCGAGGACATCGCCAGTACGTTGATCGCGGTTGCGGTTGGCGCGCTGATTACCTGGGGACCGTTGGTGCTATCCCTGCAAACAGGCTAGGCGCGCCGATACCCAGTGCGTCCAGCAATCAAAGTCGGCTTGTCGACGGCTTCGGTGTACCCGCTGCGGGCCGAAGCCGCATTCGAGTACGCGGCCCGACTCGGCTACGACGGAGTCGAGCTGATGGTGTGGGGCGAGTCGGTCAGCCAGGACGTCGACGCGGTCAAGAGACTGTCGCGACGCTACCGCGTGCCGGTGCTGTCCGTGCATGCGCCATGCCTGCTGATCTCGCAACGGGTATGGGGCGCCAACCCGATTCCCAAGCTGGAGCGCAGTGTGCGGGCCGCCGAACGACTGGGCGCGCAGACGGTCGTGGTACACCCGCCGTTCCGGTGGCAACGTCGCTACGCCGAGGGGTTCGGCGAGCAGGTCGCCGCGTTGGAAGCGTCCAGCGACGTGATGGTCGCCGTCGAAAACATGTTTCCGTTCCGGGCGGACCGGCTTTTCGGGGTCGGCCAATCACGGGAACGGATGCGCCGGCGCGGCGGTGGTCCGGGTCCGGCGATTTCGGCGTTCGCGCCGTCCTACGACCCACTGGACGGCAATCACGCCCATTACACGCTGGACCTCTCGCATACCTCGACCGCGGGCACCGATGCGCTGGATATGGCCCGCCGGATGGGCCGGGGTCTGGTCCATCTGCACCTGTGCGACGGCAGCGGGCTGCCCGCCGATGAACACCTGGTGCCCGGTCACGGCACGCAGCCCACTGCCGAGGTGTGCCAGATGCTGGCGAGCGGTGGCTTTACCGGTCATGTGGTGCTGGAGGTGTCCACCTCGTCCGCACGTTCGGCGAGTGAGCGGGAAGCCATGCTGGTTGAGTCCCTGCAGTTCGCCCGGACCCATCTGCTGCGGTGAAATGAGCGCGATGTTCACCACCGCGATGGCGCTGCGGCAGGTCGACGCTGCTGCCGATGACGCGGTGTTTCACGGCGAGCTGAACCGGCACTGGACGATCGGTCCCAAGGTGCATGGCGGCGCGATGATGGCGCTGTGTGCCAATGCCGCCCGGATGGCTTATGGAGGGGCGGCGCCACAGCCGGCACTGCAACCGGTGGTCGTATCGGCCAACTTCCTGTGGGCGCCGGATCCGGGAGCGATGCGACTGGTGACGTCGATCCGCAAGCGTGGCCGCCGGATCGGCGTGGTCGACGTCGAGCTGACCCAGGGTGAGCGCACCGCGGTGCATGCCGTCGTCACGCTGGGCGAACCCGAGCACCAACTGCTCGGCGTGACGACCCCGCTGCTGTCGGCGAACCCGGTCGTGGATCTGATGGCACCTGAACCTCCCGACGATGTGGCGCCGATCGGACCGGGCCACCCGCTGGCCGGGCTGGTGCACCTGGGCGAGGGCTGCGACGTGCGGCCGCTGCTGTCGACGCTGCAGCCCGGTACCGACGGGCGGCCGCCGGTCATCCAGATGTGGGCGCGCCCGCGCGGGGTGGCTCCTGATCCGCTTTTCGCGCTCATGTGCGGGGATTTGTCGGCGCCGGTCACCTTTGCCGTAGACCGCACCGGCTGGGCGCCGACCGTCCAGCTCACCGCCTTCCTTCGGGCACTGCCCGCCGACGGCTGGCTGCGGATCATCGCCACCTGCATGGAGATCGGACACGACTGGTTCGACGAGGACCACACCGTCGTCGACAGCAACGGCCGTCTGGTGGTGCAAGCACGTCAATTGGCAATGGTCCCGGCCGCTGGCTAGCGCTCCGGGGTCTGCGATGCTGTGCGGCATGGCAAGAATCGCGATCATCGGTGGGGGCAGTATCGGCGAAGCGTTGCTGTCGGGTTTGCTGCGCGCGGGCCGGCAGGTCAAGGACCTGGTCGTGGCCGAACGGATCCCCGAGCGCGCCAAGTACCTGGCCAGCACCTACTCGGTACTGGTCACCTCGGTCAGCGAAGCGATCGAGCACGTGACGTTTGTGGTCGTCGCGGTGAAACCGGCCGACGTCGAAACGGTGATGGGGGACTTGGCTGCAGCGGCCACGGCTGCCGGCAGCGACAGTGTCGAGCAGGTGGTCGTCACGGTCGTCGCCGGTGTCACGACCTCCTACTTCGAATCCAAGCTGCCGGCGGGCACGCCGGTGGTCCGGGCGATGCCGAACGCCGCCGCACTGGTGGGAGCCGGGGTCACCGCGCTGGCCAAGGGGCGGTTCGTTACCCCGCAACAGCTGAACGAAGTGTCCGCACTCTTCGATGCCGTCGGCGTCGTGCTGAACGTTCCGGAGCAACAGTTGGACGCTGTGACCGCAGTGTCGGGCTCCGGGCCGGCGTATTTCTTCCTGCTGGTCGAGGCCCTGGTCGACGCCGGCGTCGCGGTGGGCTTGAGCCGTCAGGTGGCCACCGAGCTGACCGCGCAGACCCTGGCCGGGTCGACGGCGATGCTGCTGGAGCGGATGGAGCAAGAGCGTCCGGCCGCCGGTGAGCCGACGGGGTTGCTGGTCGACACCACGGCGCTGCAACTGCGGGCGTCGGTCACCTCCCCCGGTGGGACGACTGCCGCCGCGCTGCGCGAGCTGGAGAAAGGCGGGTTTCGGGGGATCGTCGATGCGGCCGTCCAAGCCGCCAAAAGCCGCTCTGAGCAGCTAAGAATTACATCGGAATAATTCGGGAATTTTGAACTGATTTCCTCTCACCAGTACCAATAACCCCACTAGTCCCGCTATTCTCCTCTTTGTATGCACGTGTGGGTGCCAGCGGAGGGGAAGCCGCTGGCATTGCGCGTGCCTGACATGATTGGGTTGCGATGACGTCAACGAACGGGCCATCAGCACGGGATTCCGCAGGTAAATCGGTGCGCGACAGCGGCACGGGGGAAGGCCAGCAGGCCGGTACTCAATTCCTCACCGTGGCCGAGGTGGCTTCGCTGATGCGGGTCTCGAAGATGACCGTGTACCGGCTGGTGCACAACGGCGAGTTGCCCGCGGTTCGGGTCGGGCGGTCTTTCCGGGTGCATGCCAAGGCCGTCCACGACATGCTGCAGACCTCGTACTTCGCCGGCTAGCCGACAGCGCCGCAGGTCCGAGCAGGCCGCCACGGGTCTGCTTCGGCTGGCCCGGCGGCCACCAATGGCGCCGGTTTGGTGTTGGGTGCGGCGGGCTGGGTAAAGTGACTGGGTCCTTTGTAGTCATTGGTAGTCCCTTGTAAACATTGACAAGCGGGCATGGTCAGGTAGCGGAGTCCATGGGTTCAGTAATCAAGAAGCGGCGCAAGCGCATGTCGAAGAAAAAGCACCGCAAGCTGCTGCGCCGCACCCGGGTACAGCGCAGGAAACTCGGCAAGTAAGGCTCGGCCGGCCCCAGTTGACGCGTACCGTCACCGGCTTGTAACGCCGCTGTCTCTCGACGCCGCTAGGCTGTCGGGGTGAACTCATCGAGCGGCCAGGGGGGCGGCGCCGGAGGAATCGGCGGCCGCAATGACGACACCGTGCACTACCCCAAGGTAGTGCTGGTTACCGGTGCGTGCCGGTTTCTGGGTGGCTACCTGACCGCCCGGCTGGCGCAGAACCCGTTGATCAACTCGGTGATCGCGGTCGATGCGATCGCACCCAGCAAGGACATGCTGCGTCGCATGGGCCGGGCCGAGTTCGTCCGCGCCGACATTCGAAATCCCTTCATTGCCAAGGTGATTCGAAATGGCGATGTCGACACTGTGGTGCATGCGGCCGCCGCTTCCTACGCGCCACGGTCCGGCGGTAGTGCCGCGTTGAAGGAAATCAACGTGATGGGCGCCATGCAGCTGTTCGCGGCTTGCCAGAAGTCACCCTCGGTTCGCCGCGTCGTGCTGAAATCCACGTCCGAGGTCTACGGCTCGAGCCCACACGACCCGGTGGTGTTCACCGAGGACAGCACCAGCCGTCGACCCTTCCGGGAGGGTTTCGCCAAGGACAGCCTCGATATCGAGGGGTATGCGCGCGGGCTGGGCCGGCGTCGACCCGATATCGCGGTGACCATCCTGCGGCTGGCCAACATGATCGGCCCCGCGATGGACACCACACTGTCGCGGTATCTTGCCGGGCCGTTCGTGCCCACGATGTTCGGTCGCGACGCGCGACTGCAATTGCTGCACGAGCAGGATGCGTTGGGTGCCCTGGAGCGCGCTGCGATGGCCGGCAAAGCCGGCACCTTCAACATCGGTGCCGACGGCATCATCATGCTGTCGCAGGCGATCCGCCGGGCCGGCCGAATTCCGTTGCCGGTACCGGGATTTGGGGTGTGGGCGCTTGATTCGCTGAGACGAGCCAACGGATACACCGAGATCAACCGCGAGCAATTCGATTATTTGAGTTACGGCAGGGTGATGGACACCACCAGAATGCGTTCCGAACTTGGCTATCAGCCCAAGTGGACGACGGCCGAGGCTTTCGACGACTACGTTCGGGGCCGTGGCCTAACTCCCATTATCGATCCGCATCGGGTACGCTCCTGGGAGGGTCGCGTGATCGCGTTAGCGCAACGGTGGGGAACCCGGAAGCCAATTCCATGGGTGGGGGTCAGGTAGATTTGGGTAGCTATCGTGGCGGGTGAGACCAGAGCGAATGTCATTCCACTGCACAGTAATCGGGGTCGGGTAGCAGCGCGCCGCCGTGCCGGTCAACGCGCCGACTCGTCCCGTGAGCATCCGTCGCTGCTGTCCGATCCGAACGGCCGCGCGTCGGCCGAACAGATCGCCGCAGTGGTCCGTGAAATCGACGAGCATCGGCGTGCCGCGGGTGCGACTGCCGTTCCCGGGTCGGGCGAAGCGCCGCTCAGCGATCTCGCGCAGCGTGTCGCCGCGGTCGCCGGATTCCTGCGGCAACGCCTGACCGGCGATTACAGCGTCGACGAATTCGGATTCGACCCGCATTTCAACGACGCGATCGTTCGGCCTTTGCTGAGGTTTTTCTTCAGGTCATGGTTCCGCGTGGAAGTCAGCGGAATCGAGAATCTTCCGAGCGATGGCGCCGCGCTGGTGGTGGCAAACCATGCCGGAGTGTTGCCGTTCGACGGGTTGATGCTTTCGGTGGCGGTTCACGACGAACATCCCGCCCACCGGGATCTGCGGCTGCTTGCCGCCGACATGGTGTTCGACCTGCCCGTGGTGGGCGAGGCCGCCCGCAAGGCCGGGCACACCATGGCTTGCACCACCGACGCGCACCGACTGCTGGCCTCCGGCGAACTCACGGCCGTGTTCCCCGAAGGTTACAAGGGCCTGGGTAAGCGCTTCGAGGACCGTTACCGCCTGCAGAGATTCGGACGCGGCGGCTTCGTATCGGCGGCGCTGCGTACCCAGGCGCCGATTGTGCCCTGCTCGATCATCGGGTCGGAGGAGATCTACCCGATGCTGACCGATGTCAAATTGCTGGCGCGGCTGTTCGGTTTGCCCTATTTCCCGGTCACTCCACTGTTCCCGTTGGCCGGCCCCGCCGGATTGGTGCCGCTGCCGTCGAAGTGGCGCATCGCATTCGGGGAGCCGATCCACACGGCCGACTACGCGACCACCGACGCCGAGGATCCGATGGTCACCTTCGAGTTGACCGATCAGGTGCGTGAGACCATTCAGCAGACGCTGTACCGGCTGTTGGCCGGGCGCCGCAACATTTTCCTAGGCTGACGTACTGGGCGCGGTCTGTTGGAGGTGCGCGAGCGTAACGCCGGGGCCGGAATTCGCCTTGGCGTTACGTTCGCGACTGAAGCAAAATGCGAGCGCTACTTCACCAATGTGAACTGGCAAACATCGGTGTAGTGGTCGCGGAACAGGTCCGAACAGCCCCGCAGGTAATGCATGTAGATGTCGTAGGTCTCCTGCCCCTTCAGGGCGATCGCCTCATCCTTGTGTGCCTCGAGCGCATCGGCCCAGGCGTTCAGCGTCGGAACATAGTTGGAGCCGATGCGGTGGTAGCGCTCGACCTTCCAGCCGGCGTTGGACGAGTAGTGGTCGACCTGCGAGATTCGCGGCAACCGACCGCCCGGGAAGATCTCGGTCAGGATGAACTTGATAAAGCGCAGCAGGCTCATCGGCGACGTCAAGCCGAGCTCCTTGGCTTCGTCGGCATCCGGGATGATGATCGTGTGCAGCAGCATCCGGCCGTCGTCTGGCGTCAAGCTGTAGTACTTCTTGAAGAAGGTGTCGTAGCGCTCGAACCCGGCATCGCCGGCGCCGTCGGCGAAGTGCTCGAACGCACCGAGTGACACGATCCGGTCGACCGGCTCGTCGAATTCCTCCCAGCCCTGGATCCGCACCTCCTTGCGGCGGGGGCTGTCGATCTCTTCGAACTTCGCCACGTCGTGGGCGTACTGGTTCTCGCTGAGCGTCAGGCCGATCACGTTGACGTCGTATTCCTGCACGGCGTGGCGCATGGTGGCGCCCCAGCCGCAGCCGATGTCGAGTAGCGTCATGCCCGGCTCGAGGTTCAGCTTGTCCAGGGCAAGTTTGCGTTTGGCGTACTGCGCCTCTTCCAACGTCATATTGGGGCGCTCTTCGAAGTACGCGCAGCTGTACGTCATCGACGGGTCAAGCCAAAGCTTGAAGAATTCGTTGGATTTGTCGTAGTGGGAACGGACTGCTTCGACCGGCGGCTTGAGCTGCGTGCCACCCGTTTCACCCTGAGACGTCATTGAACGGACCCTACCTTCTGGCTTCGACTTGTTTCAAATAGATGCAATTGCCGCCACGGTGGCATCGGCCTCGGCCTCGTGGTGCGCTGCTTCCCCCAACATGGTGACGACGCCGGTAGCGACCGGCTTGCCGTCGGCATCTGTGATTTCACTTCGAATCTCGGCGAGCACTGTGCCGTGTGACTCAATCACAGAGTCTAGGTAAGTATGAAAGAAAAGCTTGTCGCCCGCCAGGATCGGCCGGTGGAACCGGAACTTTTGGTCGCGATGGAAGACCCGGGCGATGTTGATCGGAATGCTGAATTTGGTGAAAATCTCCATCTGCACGCGCCGTCCGGCGACCGCCAGGAAGGTCGGCGGGGCCACCAATGCGGGATAGCCCGCTTCGGCCGCGGCCGCATCGTCATAGTGCGCCGGATGCTCGTCGTTGACCGCGGCCGCGAACTCGCGGATCTTCTCCCGCCCGACTTCGAAATAGTCGGGGGCGCGGTAGTTCTTGCCGATGAGTCCTTCTGCTTCCTGGGGGACTGTCATGCCGCTGTGCTCTCTGCTCGAATGTGTGCTCAGCGGCGCAGCTTATCAGCGTGATTGGCGCCGGGACGCCAGAGCCGCCAACGCGCCGCCGGCCGCGCCCAGCGCCAGGGCCGACGGCACCCCGATCCGGGCGGCCTTGCGCGCGGTCCGGAAATCCCGAATTTCCCAGCCCCGCTCGCGGGCCAGGCTGCGCAGCCGCGAATCCGGGTTGATGGCGACGGCGGTGCCCACCAGCGACAGCATCGGCACGTCGTTGTAGCTGTCGGAATAGGCGGTGCAGCGTTTGAGGTTCAGACCTTCCCGGATGGCCAGTGAACGCACCGCGTGAGCCTTACCGGTGCCGTGCAGGATGTCGCCGACGAGCCGGCCGGTGAACACCCCGTCGACGGACTCCGCCACCGTGCCCAGCGCGCCGGTCAGGCCAAGCCGGCGGGCGATCGTCGCCGCGAGCTCGTACGGCGTCGCGGTGATCAGCCAAACCTGCTGCCCGGCTTCGAGATGCATCTGGGTGAGCTCGCGGGTGCCCGGCCAGATCTTGTCGGCGATGAATTCGTCGTAAATCTCCTCGCCCAGGTTCATCAGTTCGGCCACCGAACGGCCCTCGATGAAGGCCAGCGCCTTGCGCCGCCCGGCTGCGACGTCCTCGCTGTTCTCCACGCCGAGCAGCTGGAACTTGGCTTGCGCGTAGACGAAGCCCAGGACGTCGCGGTAGGTGAAGTAACGACGGGCGGCCAGCCCCCGGCCGAAGTGCACCGCGGACGAGCCCTGGACCAACGTGTTGTCCACATCGAAGAACGCCGCCGCGGTCAGGTCGATCGGCGGCTGCGGACGATCCTGCGCAGCGGCGGTCGCGCGCAGGCCGTCGAGGGCGCGTTCGGCGCTGGCATTTGCGGCCACCGACTCCAGGTCGGCGCCGGTGATGCGATTCGAGGTGCCCAGATCAGAGGAAGCCATCAGAAACCTCTCACAATCGCGGTACCCGGCCGGTGGGCGACACTTCGGCCAACATAAACCCTATCCGGCATATGTGTTGGGGAGGTTTTCCAGGCTGACGCGAGACGAACACGGGCCGGGATCCGAGTTTATCAACGATGTTGCGAGCTGCGCTTCTACAGTTGAGCCGTGGACGACCGACTTGGGTTCCGAGTCAATCGCCGGACGTTTGTGGGTGCCTCCGTCGCCGCGGGCGGTGTCGTCGCCGTCACTACCGTTGCCGGATCTGAGCGAACCGTCCAGGACGAAATCCACACCGCCGTGGTGCGGGCCGAGATCAACGGCGAACCTCGAGAAATCGCCGTCGACAACCGCACGTCGCTGCTGGACATGCTGCGCGAGCGGGTGGGATTGCCCGGCACCAAGAAGGCCTGCGACCACGGCGCATGCGGTGCCTGCACGGTGCTGGTCGACGGTCGGCGGATCAACTCCTGCCTGACTTTGGCGGTCATGCACGAGGGTGCGCAGATCACCACCATCGAGGGCTTGGCCGGTTCGGGCGGCCGACTCCATCCCCTGCAACAAGCGTTCATCGATGAGGACGCCTTCCAGTGCGGCTACTGCACCGCCGGCCAAATCATGTCCGGCGTCGGTTGTATCGCCGAAGGGCACGCGGGTTCGCCCGCGGAAATACGAGAGTGGATGAGCGGCAACATCTGTCGGTGCGGTGCATACACCAACATCGTCAAGGCGGTCGCAACCGTGGCACGAGACCGGTAGCACGTGTTCCCGTTCCGCTACCTCAAAGCGTTCGACGAGCAGGCGGCGTTGCGGGCGGCGGCGGCCGGCGCCCGTTATATCGCCGGGGGCACCACGCTGGTCGACTTGATGAGGGAATCGGTCGAACGCCCCGATTCGCTGGTCGACATCAACGCGCTTCCGTACCGCTGGATCGACGTGCAGCCGGGAATGATCCGTGTCGGATCCCTGGTGCGGATGTCCGACCTTGCTGCTCATCCCGTCGTCCGGCAACAAGCCCCGGTGATCGGTCAGGCACTCGAGCTCAGCGCCTCGGCTCAGCTTCGCAACATGGCATCGATCGGCGGCAACCTGCTGCAACGCCCGCGGTGTCTGTATTTCCGCGACGTGTCGGCCGCATGCAACCGTCGCGCTCCGGGCACCGGCTGCTCGGCGATCGACGGACGTAACCGCACCCACGCAATCCTCGGTACCAGCCGGCACTGCAGCGCTACCCACCCTTCGGACCTCGCGGTTGCGCTGCTGGCATTGGACGCCGTCGTCGTCAGTCGGGGAGCCGCCGGGCAGCGGCGATTTGCGCTGGCGGAACTCTTCCGCCAGCCAGGTGACTCACCGCACCGCGAGCACAACCTCGAACCGGGCGAGCTGATCGTCGGGATCGAGGTACCTCTCGGGCCGGAGGCCCGCCGGTCCGGATATCTCAAGGTGCGCGATCGGCAGTCATACCAATTTGCGCTGGCCTCGGCGGCCGTGGCACTCGACATCGTCGCCGGCACGATACGCAGCGCGCGGGTCGCCGTTGGCGGCGTCGCCACCGTCCCGTGGCGGTTACCGGCCGTCGAAAGGGAGCTGCAGGGCCGCCCGATCGACACGGGCCTGTTCCGCCGCGCCGCCGAACTTTCGGTTGCCGGTACTCAACCGTTGCGGGAGAACGGTTTCAAGGTCGAACTTCTCCAGCGCACTGTCGAAAAGCAATTGGCCACCGTGGCGGCAATGCCATGACCCACGCATTCAACGCCGCCCAGGTCGTTTCCGGCCAGCCGGTCAGCCGGGTGGACGGGCCGCTGAAGGTGACCGGCAAGGCCAGCTACGCCGCCGACAACCAGATTCCCGGATTGCTCTACGCCGCACTGGTCTGTAGCACGGTGGCATGCGGCGGGATCAAGCGCATGGACGCCGGTGCCGCGTTGCGGCAGCCTGACGTGCTTGCCGTGCTGACCGACTTCACCGGGGTGAAACTGCCCTTCGACACCCGGCTGGTGACCTTCTTCGGACAGCCGGTCGCCGTGGTGATCGCGACGACGCTCGAGTCGGCGGTCCACGGGTCAGAACTGGTCGACGTCCGGTATTCGAGTCGGCCGCCGCTGACCGATATTGATGCGGCACAAGCGGACAAGCGACCCGGCCGGTTCATCCGCGACTATTTCCGCGGGTTCGCCGATCAGGCGATTCGCCGTACCGCGGTGATGACGGACATGCGGTTCAGCATCGCGCGCAACGATCACAGCCCCATGGAGATGCCTGCGACGATTGCCACCTGGGAGCGCGATCGGCTCACGGTATGGGACAAGGTGCAAGACATCAGCGCTGCCCGACAGTTCTACGCCGACGCCTTCGGTCTACCCACAGATCGTGTCCGGCTGATCTCGCCGTTCGTGGGCGGCTCGTTCGGTAGTGCCAGCCGGACCTGGCCGCATCAAGTGCTGACCGCTTTCGCGGCTCGCCGGATGCGACGACCCGTCAAGCTGGTATTGACCCGCCGGCAGATGTACAGCGCAATCGGATACCGGCCCACCAGTCGGCAGCGTATGGCGATCGGGACAGACGAATCCGGGCGCCTCAGGGCGATGATCCACGAAGGGCATACGGAGACGGCCAGGTACGGGGACTATGAGGACGGACTCGTCCGCAGTCCCCGACTGCTCTACCGCGTCCCCAACATGCGTTCGACGTATCGCGTGGTGCCGTTGGATGTTGGCCTGCCGTGGTTCATGCGGGGCCCCGGCGCGGTCACCGGAGCGTTTGCGCTCGAGTGCGCCATGGACGATCTGGCACACCGTCTGCGCATGGACCCGATCGAATTGCGGATGCGCAACGAACCCGACGTCGACCAGACCAACGGGATGCCGTTCTCCACCCGTCGGCTCACCGAATGCCTGACCCGGGGCGCGGCGAGGTTCGGATGGAACCGGCGCAATCCGGCGCCCGCCGCCACCCGCGAGGGCGATCTCTTCGTCGGGATCGGGGTGGCCGCCGCTGCCTACTACACGTATCGCAGCCAGTGCTCGGCGATCGCGAAGGTTTTCGCCGACGGCACCGCCGAAGTGCAATGCGGAACCAGCGACATGGGGCCCGGGACCTATACGTCGATGACGCAGGTCGCTGCCGATGCCCTCGGAATGCCGTTGAGCCGGGTACGATTCGCGTTGGGTGATAGCAGTTTTCCGCCGGCGCCCCCGCACTCGGCCTCGCGAACCATGGCCAGTGTGGGTTCTGCGGTGTACACCGCCGCGAACATGCTGCGCGACAGGTTTATTCGCACGGCGGTCACCGACCCGCGATCTCCGCTGAGCGGCCTGCGTCCGGAGGAGGTGGTGGTTGCCGACGGCCGTATGTGCGCCACGGCTTCCAGGGCCGGATCCGAGCGCGGCGAGTCGTATCAGGACT
The nucleotide sequence above comes from Mycobacterium pseudokansasii. Encoded proteins:
- a CDS encoding xanthine dehydrogenase family protein molybdopterin-binding subunit; protein product: MTHAFNAAQVVSGQPVSRVDGPLKVTGKASYAADNQIPGLLYAALVCSTVACGGIKRMDAGAALRQPDVLAVLTDFTGVKLPFDTRLVTFFGQPVAVVIATTLESAVHGSELVDVRYSSRPPLTDIDAAQADKRPGRFIRDYFRGFADQAIRRTAVMTDMRFSIARNDHSPMEMPATIATWERDRLTVWDKVQDISAARQFYADAFGLPTDRVRLISPFVGGSFGSASRTWPHQVLTAFAARRMRRPVKLVLTRRQMYSAIGYRPTSRQRMAIGTDESGRLRAMIHEGHTETARYGDYEDGLVRSPRLLYRVPNMRSTYRVVPLDVGLPWFMRGPGAVTGAFALECAMDDLAHRLRMDPIELRMRNEPDVDQTNGMPFSTRRLTECLTRGAARFGWNRRNPAPAATREGDLFVGIGVAAAAYYTYRSQCSAIAKVFADGTAEVQCGTSDMGPGTYTSMTQVAADALGMPLSRVRFALGDSSFPPAPPHSASRTMASVGSAVYTAANMLRDRFIRTAVTDPRSPLSGLRPEEVVVADGRMCATASRAGSERGESYQDLLRRRGWSGLDSQQTWTPDDADRRYSTYGYGAVFAEVVVDRLLPTVRIRRMYACYDAGRVINPKLAHSQAIGGMVGGIGMALLERTELDYRDGRIVNANMSDYLVPVNADVPALDATFLPAEDTIADPIGVKGLGELVIVGVPAAIANAVFNATGRRVTDLPITLEKLL